One Chloroflexota bacterium DNA window includes the following coding sequences:
- a CDS encoding UvrD-helicase domain-containing protein: MTSILSLLGLRERQTDAVAMRDRHMSVTAGAGSGKTRALVGRYLALLEDGAPLRSLVAITFTEKAAREMRSRIRQFIGAWQQNEGLDAERRAFWADAYAQLDNARIGTIHALCAAILRAHPAEAGLDPAFEVLDENNGAVLRARAVETALAWTANDGEAAALFGLLPENGLRDLLGKLLGAADAWPDAADTPAAWQANRSAAIADALAAFAATAEVSGALDALAALRAGGALVRVAGDKLAPQVETLLELWGRIEPARAAAQWDRALEQLFVWRRTALPGRAGKAGAAKDAVKELREAYDAQLDPWLGGKDSKDAPPRWALDVRAGEALPLLRRALNAARGEYDRLKNERRALDFDDLEARTDTLLLGTASVRARWQAELRAVLVDEFQDTNERQRRIVYALCGLSDAPASADAAGARLFIVGDAKQSIYRFRGADVTVFRTVQADLARRGGTLVDFDLTYRAHQPLVTQFNTLLRPILGAADDPARPYAVPYAPLRAYRPAPHESTHAPFIELCLGIGADAATAREAAAAQLATRLRALHDDEQIRWGAMALLFRASTNFPLYEDALEQAGIPYVTVAGKGFYDRPEVRDLLNLLAAVANPADDLALAGALRSPAFGLSDATLYRLRWAEGAHHPRALWPALCGDVAWLGDEAAAAARTRDALGRVSSLVGRVGVAAVLKALLDESDYRGSLRRLGARQPALQRYAERAARNVDKLLADAHASELVSPAEFVEYVASMRDLAAREGEAPVEAGESVQLMTVHKAKGLEFDLVVIADAAHASRGAVRLLLDPRLGPLFPMEADGARSVLHRLAAIQDADQADAEERRLLYVAATRAREKLIVSGHLKRKVDGQPALDGWLAWIGAEVGLDALTVPENLVAPLPFELPGLAGAAACVIAPVRQSPVADAPSADQPWPAAAPSTIAVDLATLVAPLPASPPECADEKVQAAEAAVPARVWRVVPTTKAPRGPAWVVGLLAHEALRRWRFPDRADFYAYLYPHALSAGLIDPAEITDTINVARRLLERFQAHPLFAEMDAAQRLHELPYVLERGAELESGVIDVLYRPLADDQAIWRIVDFKTDEIRSEEQLAERADQYGIQLGRYVTAVRDLLGVDVQGSLCFLDVRGQLRMAPAAPAPGK; the protein is encoded by the coding sequence ATGACTTCGATCCTTTCGCTACTCGGCCTGCGCGAGCGCCAGACGGATGCGGTGGCGATGCGCGATCGGCACATGTCCGTCACGGCCGGCGCCGGTTCGGGAAAGACGCGCGCGCTGGTCGGCCGCTATCTGGCCCTGCTGGAGGACGGCGCGCCGCTGCGCTCGCTCGTCGCCATCACCTTCACGGAGAAAGCGGCGCGCGAGATGCGCTCGCGCATCCGCCAGTTCATCGGCGCCTGGCAGCAAAATGAGGGGCTGGACGCCGAACGGCGCGCGTTCTGGGCCGACGCATACGCGCAACTGGACAACGCGCGCATCGGAACGATCCACGCTCTGTGCGCCGCCATCCTGCGCGCGCACCCAGCCGAGGCGGGCCTCGACCCGGCATTCGAGGTGTTGGACGAAAACAACGGCGCCGTCTTGCGCGCGCGCGCCGTGGAAACCGCGCTGGCCTGGACCGCCAACGATGGCGAGGCCGCGGCGCTTTTCGGCCTGCTGCCCGAAAACGGCCTGCGCGACCTGCTCGGCAAGTTGCTGGGCGCCGCGGATGCGTGGCCGGACGCGGCGGACACGCCGGCGGCCTGGCAAGCCAACCGAAGCGCCGCCATCGCCGATGCGCTGGCCGCGTTTGCGGCAACGGCGGAGGTAAGCGGCGCGCTCGACGCGCTCGCGGCGTTGCGCGCCGGCGGCGCGCTGGTCCGCGTCGCGGGCGACAAGCTCGCGCCGCAGGTCGAAACGCTACTTGAACTGTGGGGCCGGATCGAGCCGGCGCGGGCTGCCGCGCAATGGGACCGGGCACTCGAACAGTTGTTCGTCTGGCGACGAACGGCGCTGCCCGGCCGGGCCGGCAAAGCGGGCGCCGCCAAAGACGCGGTCAAGGAGTTGCGCGAAGCGTATGACGCGCAGTTGGATCCGTGGCTCGGCGGCAAGGATTCCAAAGACGCGCCGCCGCGCTGGGCGCTCGATGTGCGGGCGGGCGAGGCGCTGCCGCTGCTGCGGCGCGCGCTGAATGCCGCCCGCGGCGAGTACGACCGCCTAAAAAACGAACGCCGGGCGCTGGACTTCGATGACCTCGAAGCGCGGACCGACACGCTACTGCTGGGAACCGCATCCGTTCGCGCGCGCTGGCAAGCGGAGCTGCGGGCGGTGCTGGTCGACGAGTTCCAGGATACGAACGAGCGCCAGCGCCGCATCGTCTACGCGCTGTGCGGCCTGAGTGATGCGCCGGCGTCGGCGGACGCGGCGGGGGCCCGGCTCTTTATTGTCGGCGACGCCAAGCAAAGTATCTACCGCTTCCGTGGCGCCGATGTGACCGTCTTCCGCACGGTGCAGGCCGACCTGGCGCGGCGCGGCGGCACGCTGGTCGATTTCGACCTAACCTATCGGGCGCACCAACCGCTGGTCACGCAGTTCAACACGCTGCTCAGGCCGATCCTCGGCGCGGCCGACGACCCGGCCCGCCCGTATGCCGTGCCGTACGCGCCCCTGCGTGCCTACCGCCCGGCGCCGCACGAGTCAACACACGCGCCATTCATCGAACTGTGCCTCGGCATCGGCGCGGACGCCGCGACCGCGCGCGAAGCCGCCGCCGCGCAGTTGGCCACGCGCCTGCGCGCGCTGCACGACGACGAGCAGATCCGCTGGGGCGCGATGGCGCTGCTCTTTCGCGCCTCGACGAACTTCCCGCTGTACGAGGATGCGCTCGAGCAGGCCGGTATCCCATACGTCACCGTGGCCGGCAAAGGTTTCTATGACCGGCCGGAGGTGCGCGATCTGCTGAACCTGCTGGCGGCAGTCGCCAATCCGGCGGACGACCTTGCGCTGGCCGGCGCTCTGCGCTCGCCGGCCTTTGGCCTGAGCGATGCGACGCTCTACCGGCTGCGGTGGGCGGAGGGCGCGCACCACCCGCGCGCCCTCTGGCCCGCCCTGTGCGGCGACGTGGCGTGGCTGGGCGATGAAGCCGCGGCCGCCGCGCGGACGCGGGACGCACTCGGCCGCGTGTCGAGTCTGGTTGGCCGCGTCGGCGTGGCCGCCGTGCTCAAGGCGCTGCTGGACGAGTCGGATTACCGTGGCTCCTTGCGCCGGCTCGGCGCCCGGCAACCCGCGCTGCAGCGCTACGCCGAGCGGGCCGCCCGCAATGTGGACAAACTGCTGGCCGATGCGCACGCCAGCGAGCTGGTCAGCCCGGCCGAGTTCGTCGAATACGTGGCCAGCATGCGCGACCTGGCGGCGCGCGAGGGTGAAGCGCCCGTGGAGGCGGGCGAGTCCGTGCAGTTGATGACCGTGCACAAGGCTAAGGGCCTGGAGTTCGATCTGGTCGTCATCGCCGATGCCGCCCACGCGTCGCGCGGCGCTGTGCGGCTACTGCTCGACCCGCGGCTCGGCCCGCTCTTTCCGATGGAGGCGGACGGTGCGCGCTCCGTGCTGCACCGTCTGGCGGCCATCCAGGACGCCGATCAGGCCGACGCCGAGGAGCGGCGCCTGCTGTATGTGGCGGCCACACGCGCCCGCGAGAAGCTGATCGTCAGTGGCCACCTGAAGCGCAAGGTCGACGGGCAACCAGCCCTGGACGGCTGGCTTGCATGGATCGGCGCCGAGGTCGGTCTCGACGCCTTGACGGTCCCCGAGAATCTCGTCGCACCTCTACCGTTCGAGCTACCCGGCCTGGCGGGTGCGGCCGCCTGCGTGATTGCGCCGGTACGCCAGTCGCCCGTCGCAGACGCGCCATCCGCCGACCAGCCGTGGCCGGCGGCCGCCCCGTCGACGATCGCCGTCGATCTGGCCACGCTCGTCGCGCCGCTGCCGGCGTCGCCGCCCGAATGTGCTGACGAGAAGGTGCAGGCGGCTGAGGCGGCCGTGCCGGCGCGCGTCTGGCGCGTGGTACCAACGACCAAAGCGCCACGCGGGCCGGCGTGGGTCGTTGGGCTGCTCGCCCACGAGGCGCTGCGGCGCTGGCGTTTTCCGGACCGCGCCGACTTTTATGCTTACCTCTACCCGCACGCGCTATCGGCCGGCCTGATCGACCCGGCGGAAATCACGGACACCATCAATGTTGCGCGCAGGCTCCTTGAGCGCTTCCAGGCTCACCCGCTCTTCGCCGAGATGGATGCCGCGCAGCGATTGCACGAACTGCCGTATGTGCTGGAGCGCGGCGCCGAACTGGAGAGCGGGGTAATCGATGTGCTGTATCGCCCACTCGCGGACGATCAGGCAATCTGGCGCATCGTGGACTTTAAGACCGATGAGATTCGCAGCGAGGAGCAACTGGCCGAACGAGCCGACCAGTACGGCATCCAATTAGGCCGGTACGTAACTGCCGTGCGCGACCTGCTCGGCGTCGACGTGCAGGGCAGCCTGTGTTTCCTCGACGTGCGCGGTCAACTGCGCATGGCGCCCGCCGCGCCGGCGCCGGGGAAGTGA
- a CDS encoding CHAT domain-containing protein, which yields MSSPLHAAARDVAAGTRTLDDALASLAREPLAPADLIAAAQDAEPLAVHAPREGMALARLAAALARSAGEREADAACALQLTIVANFTSHLIEAVGAARHVLELTGSDASDTGRAHRFRARLELARALRLVAEPPDAEAVLTEAQADAPAFDMLLMAHMEFVRGLIAARSNRHANALEHYESAAKLFGRGGSELDVARCWRSAAELYNYSRADQTLTLLDQAQAVFNRHDASLDRALNDYVRGMALWALDQHGPALALQICSWRQLTDLDAPYHAAAAQSEAAVPIFSLNRYAEAEMLMRDARAHYAQVGAAGDMARCDINLAALYNETNRPREALPLLQSALVHAQSTGRLYRAAICQGGLAFTYRHLGQYDRALQYSLLARPVFVQADMLKVAAELDEDLAGTYQRLGMDAAAEAAYRSAVAYYDANDQHASRARLLWRLAEFRLAQHVPDAAEALLRGARAICVEQQMDTFTGECDRLLAEAAMQRGDLAGAAAHMRDARATFAAQNLPFHTALCDRLDGELQLARGDLPSAMARLDRARQVLEPVSPAETWRVRVALGECAVRSGDPGSALDHWRAAIRLAAAMRAPLPTERIASAFFAAHGGLITPALQLAIQRRQFTAALEIAEAAKTTTFARFLAQRERPKDTNAQDGEARRLRGELTALQAQLDLAAKRDGKPTTEPQVMERLQQLAHAYDQQVEQDRVLSAGDLNAEPFDLAVLRERLSRTTGARWHCLVYHLDGDQLACLSLMPDQLTAGLRTLSRLDAALLRDCTSTEPDLRERIYRHTLGGWPLGAQLPDGYLRQLHDWLIPPDVRDLDPDGTLFIIPSGALHNLPFQALLDGETRLIERAPIVYAPSLQALQTMLNRAAPARGRALLCGLSDYGERAPALNHTRSEIDAIAGIVGAEARVLWGPDATPEALRQMSAEGTLAGMTAIHIAAHAVPGRIAPVQARIRLHGDDLSATDILDLRLGPAVVTLSACQGAVGELLPGDELSSLARMFFYAGARALVASQWPVEDAPTMRLMTAFYGELRAGASPARALQRAQIALLRAGLPPYHWAAFNVFGTG from the coding sequence ATGTCATCCCCGCTGCACGCCGCCGCGCGCGACGTCGCGGCCGGCACACGCACGCTCGACGACGCGCTCGCATCGCTGGCGCGCGAACCGCTTGCGCCGGCCGACCTGATTGCCGCCGCACAGGATGCCGAGCCGCTGGCGGTCCACGCGCCCCGCGAGGGCATGGCGCTGGCGCGGCTGGCCGCCGCTCTGGCCCGGTCGGCGGGCGAGCGCGAGGCAGACGCCGCCTGCGCGCTGCAACTCACGATCGTCGCCAACTTCACCAGTCACCTCATCGAGGCGGTAGGCGCCGCCCGCCACGTGCTGGAACTTACGGGAAGCGATGCGAGCGACACGGGCCGCGCCCACCGCTTCCGTGCTCGGCTGGAACTGGCACGCGCGCTGCGCCTGGTTGCCGAGCCCCCCGACGCCGAAGCGGTGCTGACCGAAGCGCAGGCCGACGCTCCGGCGTTCGACATGCTGCTGATGGCACACATGGAATTTGTGCGAGGGTTGATCGCGGCCCGGTCGAACCGGCACGCCAACGCGCTAGAGCATTATGAGAGCGCGGCAAAACTGTTCGGGCGGGGTGGTTCCGAGCTTGACGTTGCGCGCTGCTGGCGAAGCGCGGCCGAACTGTACAACTATTCACGGGCCGACCAGACGCTGACATTGCTCGATCAGGCGCAGGCCGTTTTCAACCGGCACGACGCGTCCCTCGATCGTGCGCTCAACGACTACGTGCGCGGGATGGCACTGTGGGCACTCGACCAGCACGGACCGGCGCTTGCACTTCAGATATGCAGTTGGCGGCAACTAACGGACCTCGATGCGCCTTACCACGCTGCCGCAGCCCAGTCCGAAGCCGCCGTCCCCATATTCTCCCTCAATCGTTACGCCGAAGCCGAGATGCTGATGCGAGACGCCCGCGCACACTACGCGCAGGTCGGCGCGGCGGGCGACATGGCGCGCTGCGACATCAACCTCGCCGCCCTCTACAACGAGACGAACCGCCCGCGCGAGGCGCTACCCCTGCTGCAATCCGCGCTGGTACACGCGCAGAGCACCGGCCGCCTGTACCGCGCCGCCATTTGCCAGGGCGGGCTGGCCTTCACCTATCGCCACCTCGGCCAGTACGACCGCGCCTTGCAGTATAGCCTGCTGGCGCGTCCGGTTTTCGTGCAGGCGGACATGCTCAAAGTCGCCGCCGAACTGGACGAGGATCTGGCCGGCACCTACCAACGGCTCGGCATGGACGCCGCGGCCGAGGCAGCCTACCGCAGCGCCGTGGCCTACTACGACGCCAACGACCAGCACGCCAGCCGCGCACGTCTGCTCTGGCGGCTGGCCGAGTTCCGGCTGGCGCAGCATGTGCCCGACGCCGCCGAGGCACTCCTGCGCGGTGCACGCGCCATCTGCGTCGAACAGCAGATGGATACGTTCACCGGCGAGTGCGACCGCCTGCTGGCCGAGGCCGCCATGCAGCGCGGCGACCTCGCTGGCGCGGCCGCTCATATGCGCGATGCGCGCGCGACCTTCGCCGCGCAGAATCTGCCGTTCCACACGGCGCTGTGCGACCGGCTGGACGGCGAATTGCAGCTCGCGCGCGGCGATCTGCCCAGCGCGATGGCGCGCCTGGACCGGGCACGACAGGTACTGGAGCCGGTCTCGCCGGCTGAGACCTGGCGCGTGCGAGTCGCGCTCGGCGAATGCGCCGTGCGCAGCGGCGACCCGGGCAGTGCGCTCGACCATTGGCGTGCCGCTATCCGGCTGGCCGCCGCGATGCGCGCGCCGCTGCCCACCGAGCGGATCGCCTCGGCGTTCTTTGCCGCTCACGGCGGCCTGATCACTCCGGCCTTGCAGTTGGCGATCCAGCGCCGGCAGTTCACCGCTGCGCTGGAAATCGCCGAGGCGGCCAAGACGACGACCTTTGCCCGCTTCCTCGCCCAGCGCGAGCGGCCGAAAGACACCAATGCACAAGATGGGGAGGCGCGCCGCCTGCGCGGCGAACTGACGGCGCTGCAGGCACAGCTCGATCTAGCCGCGAAGCGCGACGGCAAGCCGACCACGGAGCCTCAGGTGATGGAACGCCTGCAGCAACTGGCGCATGCGTATGACCAACAGGTCGAGCAGGATCGCGTACTGTCCGCCGGCGATCTGAATGCCGAGCCGTTCGACCTGGCCGTGCTGCGCGAACGGCTGAGCCGCACGACCGGCGCGCGCTGGCACTGCCTGGTCTACCACCTCGACGGCGACCAACTGGCGTGCCTGTCGCTCATGCCGGACCAACTGACCGCCGGCCTGCGCACGCTTTCACGCTTGGATGCGGCCCTGCTGCGCGACTGCACCAGCACCGAGCCCGACCTGCGTGAGCGCATCTACCGCCACACGCTCGGCGGCTGGCCGCTCGGCGCACAACTGCCCGACGGCTACCTGCGCCAGTTGCACGACTGGCTGATCCCGCCCGACGTGCGCGACCTCGATCCGGACGGCACGCTGTTCATCATCCCCTCGGGCGCGCTGCACAACCTGCCGTTCCAGGCGCTGCTCGACGGCGAGACGCGGTTGATCGAGCGCGCGCCGATCGTCTATGCGCCGTCGCTGCAGGCGCTGCAGACGATGCTGAACCGCGCCGCGCCGGCGCGCGGGCGCGCGCTGTTGTGCGGCCTGTCCGACTACGGCGAGCGCGCACCGGCGCTGAACCACACACGGTCAGAGATCGATGCAATAGCGGGGATTGTGGGCGCGGAAGCGCGCGTGCTGTGGGGACCCGACGCGACGCCCGAGGCATTGCGCCAGATGAGCGCGGAGGGCACGCTGGCCGGCATGACGGCGATCCATATCGCGGCGCACGCGGTGCCCGGGCGCATCGCGCCGGTGCAGGCGCGCATCCGGCTGCACGGCGACGACCTGAGCGCAACCGACATCCTCGACCTGCGGCTGGGGCCGGCGGTGGTGACGCTCTCGGCATGCCAGGGCGCGGTCGGCGAACTGCTGCCCGGCGACGAGCTCTCCAGCCTGGCGCGCATGTTCTTCTACGCCGGCGCGCGGGCACTGGTGGCCAGCCAATGGCCGGTCGAAGACGCGCCGACCATGCGGCTGATGACGGCATTCTACGGCGAACTGCGCGCCGGCGCGTCACCGGCGCGCGCGCTGCAGCGCGCGCAGATCGCGCTTCTGCGCGCGGGACTGCCGCCCTACCACTGGGCAGCCTTCAACGTTTTCGGCACGGGGTAA
- a CDS encoding CsbD family protein, which translates to MAASNDKLHLRWHELKGGLKRRWAKLTDDDISKMTGTQEELAFALRRRYGYAIGQAVMEINRWIADYDKENPVRRRH; encoded by the coding sequence ATGGCTGCATCCAACGACAAGCTGCATCTCCGCTGGCACGAGCTCAAAGGCGGCCTGAAGCGTCGCTGGGCGAAGCTGACCGATGACGACATATCCAAGATGACGGGCACCCAGGAGGAGCTCGCGTTCGCCCTGCGGCGACGGTACGGCTATGCGATCGGCCAGGCCGTAATGGAAATCAATCGCTGGATTGCCGACTACGACAAAGAGAACCCGGTCCGGCGCCGTCATTAA
- a CDS encoding HAMP domain-containing protein yields the protein MALNETVKRALAAGSAVLRNMRRFTRSALSALPTKLQRGLAARLVIGTNILIMAALIAFAIITGTLLRSRMFRSVDFDLTHHSRTYGALVQQDIQFLLEEAVVIGNSDALEPALVTRSGSTLRRILRPFSLSHEFDTAYVLGADGEVLARTGDSITDPERIGLLPILTYAAQNETRVDLFEVDGVLWMAASAVHRTRTDKRLDAFILLGQRVDAHYLKSLRNMLGPDLALSAQGRIVHTFEVTPADAPLSLPGDPLTGAEYVRNALGYRTLSIGGSDFRAAGSTTTTRDGTPLNLYVFQDINPVNDALRAALWQVIAIAAGLAALGSLASVAFAHRVVRPLEQLAVSAQAISRGEFDQPVDTHADDEVGQLALAFEQMRTRVRSMMAEQQAWAAELEGRVQAGTAEIRALGEQQDQLLHRVITAREEENRRVARELHDETSQNLAALIALTGAARDLPPDEAKARIADLRPLLADTLQGIKHIMLNLRPALLDDHGLVPALRWHAHERLDPLGVAVRIRMAGVERRLPAELENCLFRIGQEALTNIARHAGARRAELSFEFSGDDAHPAVSMTIADDGRGFDPARVPAPGAAARAHLGLLGMRERADLIGARVDIDSAPGAGTRVRVHAEAGALVKEHE from the coding sequence ATGGCTCTAAACGAAACGGTGAAACGTGCGCTGGCAGCCGGGTCGGCGGTGCTGCGCAACATGCGACGGTTCACACGCTCCGCGCTGTCGGCCCTGCCCACGAAACTGCAGCGCGGATTGGCCGCGCGCCTCGTGATTGGCACCAACATCCTGATTATGGCCGCGCTCATCGCGTTCGCCATCATTACCGGGACGCTGCTCAGATCGCGCATGTTCCGATCGGTGGATTTTGACCTGACGCATCACTCCCGCACCTACGGCGCATTGGTGCAGCAGGACATCCAATTCCTTCTGGAAGAAGCGGTCGTCATTGGCAATTCGGACGCGCTGGAACCGGCGCTGGTAACGCGCAGTGGGTCGACGCTGCGGCGAATCCTGCGCCCGTTCAGCCTCTCACACGAATTCGACACGGCCTATGTGTTGGGCGCGGACGGCGAGGTCCTGGCGCGAACGGGCGACTCCATAACCGATCCGGAACGGATCGGCCTGCTACCGATCCTGACCTACGCGGCACAGAACGAGACGCGTGTCGACTTGTTCGAAGTCGATGGCGTGCTCTGGATGGCCGCCTCCGCCGTCCACCGCACGCGCACAGACAAACGCCTGGACGCGTTCATATTGCTCGGCCAACGCGTGGACGCCCACTATCTGAAGTCCCTGCGCAATATGCTGGGCCCGGATCTGGCCCTATCGGCGCAGGGTCGTATCGTGCACACGTTTGAGGTGACGCCCGCCGATGCACCGTTGTCGCTGCCCGGCGATCCGCTCACAGGCGCCGAGTATGTACGGAATGCGCTGGGCTACCGGACATTGAGCATTGGCGGGAGCGACTTCCGTGCCGCGGGCTCTACGACGACCACGCGTGACGGCACCCCCCTGAACCTATATGTGTTCCAGGACATCAACCCCGTGAACGATGCACTGCGGGCAGCGCTGTGGCAGGTGATCGCGATCGCCGCCGGGCTGGCAGCGCTCGGCTCGCTCGCCAGCGTCGCGTTTGCGCATCGCGTTGTGCGACCGCTGGAACAGTTGGCTGTGTCGGCGCAGGCTATTTCACGCGGTGAATTCGATCAGCCCGTCGATACCCACGCAGACGACGAAGTCGGACAACTGGCGTTGGCGTTTGAGCAGATGCGCACGCGTGTGCGCTCTATGATGGCGGAGCAGCAAGCCTGGGCTGCGGAACTTGAAGGTCGTGTGCAGGCCGGGACGGCGGAGATCCGGGCGCTGGGCGAGCAGCAGGATCAGCTCCTGCACCGCGTGATCACCGCTCGCGAAGAAGAGAACCGCCGCGTCGCGCGCGAACTGCACGACGAGACCAGTCAAAACCTGGCGGCGCTGATTGCGCTGACGGGCGCGGCGCGCGACCTGCCGCCGGACGAGGCGAAGGCGCGCATCGCCGACTTGCGCCCGCTGCTGGCCGACACGCTGCAGGGCATCAAGCACATTATGCTCAACCTGCGACCGGCCCTGCTCGACGATCATGGCCTGGTGCCGGCGCTGCGCTGGCATGCGCACGAGCGACTCGACCCGCTGGGCGTTGCGGTTCGCATTCGCATGGCCGGCGTCGAGCGCCGCCTGCCGGCGGAACTTGAAAACTGCCTGTTCCGCATCGGCCAGGAGGCGCTCACTAACATCGCGCGGCACGCGGGAGCCCGGCGCGCCGAGCTGTCGTTTGAGTTCAGCGGCGACGACGCGCATCCGGCCGTCAGCATGACGATTGCGGACGACGGGCGCGGGTTCGACCCGGCGCGTGTCCCCGCGCCCGGCGCGGCTGCGCGGGCGCATCTGGGACTGCTGGGCATGCGCGAGCGGGCCGACCTGATCGGCGCGCGCGTGGATATTGATTCGGCGCCGGGGGCCGGCACGCGGGTGCGCGTGCATGCGGAGGCGGGGGCGCTCGTGAAGGAGCACGAATGA
- a CDS encoding response regulator transcription factor: protein MNKISILLVDDHAILRKGLRALIEPHADLEIVGEAADGAEAIARVNELLPDVVVMDIAMPGINGLMAARQILQAHQQMRILMLTQYDNREYVLPLLKMGVAGYVLKQTVDSDLVAAIRAVAGGKSYLDPTVTRLVLDAYLHDEPVEDTYSLLSDREREVLILVAQGHTAREIAELLHISASTVDVHRAHIMQKLNLHSVAELSAFAVRRRLIRE, encoded by the coding sequence ATGAACAAGATAAGCATCCTGCTGGTCGACGACCACGCCATTCTGCGCAAAGGCCTGCGCGCGTTGATCGAGCCGCACGCCGATCTGGAAATCGTCGGCGAGGCGGCCGACGGCGCCGAGGCGATTGCGCGCGTCAACGAGTTGCTGCCCGATGTGGTCGTGATGGACATCGCCATGCCGGGCATCAACGGACTGATGGCGGCGCGGCAGATCCTGCAGGCGCACCAGCAGATGCGCATCCTCATGTTGACGCAGTACGACAACCGCGAGTACGTCCTGCCGCTGCTGAAAATGGGCGTGGCCGGCTACGTGCTCAAGCAGACGGTGGACAGCGACCTGGTCGCGGCGATTCGCGCCGTGGCCGGCGGCAAATCGTACCTCGACCCGACCGTGACGCGCCTGGTGCTCGACGCCTACCTGCATGACGAACCGGTGGAAGATACGTACAGCCTGCTGAGCGACCGCGAGCGCGAGGTGCTGATCCTGGTCGCGCAGGGCCACACCGCGCGCGAGATCGCCGAACTGCTGCACATCAGCGCCAGCACGGTCGACGTGCATCGCGCGCATATCATGCAGAAGCTCAACCTGCACAGCGTGGCCGAACTGAGCGCCTTCGCCGTGCGGCGGCGCTTGATCCGCGAATAG